The Maridesulfovibrio sp. genomic sequence CTTTGGGGGCAGTTGCTGTGCTGTTGCCGGAGTTCTTGATGGTTATGACCGCGCCGGGGAAAAGCCGTAATTGTCCGTCGGCAACGATAGTTTCCTTATCTTTGAGTCCCTTGCTGATTATATCCAGCTTGCCGACCCTGCGCTCTACGGTGACAGGGCGCATATCCACGGTGTTGTTGCTGTTGGCAATCCAGACAAACTTACCTTGCGGTCCGGTGCAGGTTGCTTCCATGGGGATGCGGATTATGTCTTCATCATAGAGTTTCAGCCGGATTTCCACATAATTTCCGGGCCAGAGAGCTTTATTTTTGTTCTCAAAGCGGCCTTGCATCCAGATGGTTCCGGTCTTTGTGTCGACATTGTTATCAATGAAAGTAAGCTTGCCTATTTCCGGATGTTCACGGCCTTCGGTAATGGCAAGGACTTCAAGGGTATTGTTGGCAGAATATTTTTGCACCTCGGCCAGATATTTTTGGGGCAGGTAAAAGTTAACCGCAATAGGTGAAATCTTGTTAATGACAACCAGTTCGTCTTTGTTCTCCTCAATGAGATTGCCTTCGGTTGGGGCTACATATCCGGCGAGACCTTCGATGGGTGAACGGATGAAGCAGTATTTAAGATCGTTTCTTGCGTCCTCGAGTTTAGCCCGGGTTACCGCGATTTCATCGCTGGCAGTTTTCATGTCCAGACGTTTACCTTCAAAATTTTCTTCACTGACAACTTTACGTTCCACAAGGTCACGGTAGCGGTTGTAGTCTTTTTTGGCCTGTTCGTATTTGGTTATGTTTGAGGCCAGTTCAGCTTTGAGCTGACCTATGGATGCTTCATACGGAGACGGGTCCATGGTGAAAAGCTGTTGGCCTTCCGATACATATTGTCCGTCTTTGATGAATATTTTGCTTAAGTAACCGGTGACTCTGGAGCGCACGGTGATTGTGTCAATGGCTTTCACTGTGCCGATGGCAGTGAGGTAGTAGGGGGTGTTTTCCAGTTCAGCCTTGGCGATGGTTACCGGGGCCGGCGGATATCCTGAAGAAGCATGCTTGTCATCCTTGCAGGCACTGAGCTGCGTGCAGGTGAAAACGATGAGCAAAAAACAGGCTATACGGATGGGAAAAAGATGCAATGGGGAATTGTGGGTGCGGGACATCGGCAAAATCTCCTTACTGCTGAGAATGTATTTATTATGTAGCTTATTTTTATTTTGTTTTAAAGCTTCAATGTGTGAATTTTCGTGTATTTCAAAAAAACACTGATGAATTTATTTATATAATAACTTGATCTTTGGGAGTATAGGATGCACATAGAAACAGCTTTTTGTGACGAACGTTACAGTGTTTACTTTGCCACTTAGGAAAAAAAATTTAGCTCTTTTTATATATGACTACAGCAAATACGGTAAAAATTGACTATGTTGACGGTGTCCGCTTCAGGAGGGGTGTTGTGGCCGCTGCAAGCAAGCTTATAGCCAATTCCCCGCATCTTGATGCTATCAATGTTTTTCCGGTTCCAGATGGGGATACCGGGGCAAACATGGCAGGCACCATGCGCAGTATCGTAAGTTCCACCGGAAAATCAGTGGAACGATCGATCGAAAAAATGACCGCACTTATCGCGGAATCCGCCCTAGACGGGGCAAAAGGTAACTCCGGTGCCATTCTGGCCCAGTTTCTGTGTGGATTCGCTGAAGGTGTGAAAGATATGCCCAAGCTTTCTCCGGCTGACTTTGCGCAGGCCGCATCCTTGGCTGCCAAGCGCTCCTGTGAAGCCATTTCTGATCCCAAGGACGGAACTATATTAAGTGTAATCCGTGATTGGGCAGCACATCTGCATGCCAACGGCGACAGCTATCGCGATTTTCACCATCTTCTGTCCGATTCTCTTGAATATGCACGTAAATCAGCGAAGTGTACTACCGAAAAGATGGCTGTGCTCAAGGCTGCCGGGGTTGTAGATGCCGGTGCTCAGGGGTTCGTCTACCTGCTGGAAGGTATCGTAGACCTGTTGGAGAACGGAAAAATCGAGAAAAGTTTTCTGCCAGATTCCCGCAATTCCAAATCCTTTGCCAATGTGCAGGATAAGGTTGCGGTTGAGGCCCTTGATTATCGTTTCTGTACGGAATTCCTGATTAAAGGCGATAATATTGACCGGGGTGCTATACGTGATTCAATCTGTGACATGGGTGACAGCCTCATTGTTGCAGGAACTCCCGGTTCAGTGAAGATTCATATACATACTAATGATCCGGAT encodes the following:
- a CDS encoding efflux RND transporter periplasmic adaptor subunit, which encodes MSRTHNSPLHLFPIRIACFLLIVFTCTQLSACKDDKHASSGYPPAPVTIAKAELENTPYYLTAIGTVKAIDTITVRSRVTGYLSKIFIKDGQYVSEGQQLFTMDPSPYEASIGQLKAELASNITKYEQAKKDYNRYRDLVERKVVSEENFEGKRLDMKTASDEIAVTRAKLEDARNDLKYCFIRSPIEGLAGYVAPTEGNLIEENKDELVVINKISPIAVNFYLPQKYLAEVQKYSANNTLEVLAITEGREHPEIGKLTFIDNNVDTKTGTIWMQGRFENKNKALWPGNYVEIRLKLYDEDIIRIPMEATCTGPQGKFVWIANSNNTVDMRPVTVERRVGKLDIISKGLKDKETIVADGQLRLFPGAVITIKNSGNSTATAPKAKSGE